One genomic window of Desulfuromonas sp. AOP6 includes the following:
- a CDS encoding tetratricopeptide repeat protein, with translation MRWLVALSLGGLLVISTLFPGEGRAEDRISAPYNQELYDLSYEVFLANGNPADALEVAEKALALRPGHRIWLRRAAQAADWSNEPEKALRYWSALAPRSEAATTRAIQLARSLNDLPRLKVLVGYQLALNDDPALLLEYIRLAEETGRPEEALRRLQKPAARWPETLVLEQQFRLLDHSGYPLEALAVLDKLAALRPLTAAEALRGAGLWAGVGQPEQAWKLLQRTAPHVDFRENVFWEGVSDLGWGLGHGEMAGKASRKLIENGAGRFQDYQRLAELLRDENPEACYETALAGWQRHRHPYLLLVALDTGISLGRWEQLDRLIKDLHPEERASVEELAIYWQYRAQIARQQGEMERARRYSLEALRREPANEGLMAAHLWLLLELGAIGEAARLADAWEVYAEASPLLQETLGAVYLAAGEPLRALDFYGAVLASQRDNPFWLASYADLLEQAGYHREAYYAQLTALRILRSAGERPWNAGEKKEHDRLIAQLGLQMKPGDAHDEFVRRLAEGHDAASRDLVTGWLLSRGWPDQARLWFLRAYVRSTEKPAWAEMELALQDNDRPAMARLLSQAPARLPVSAAVEAARRLGQTPQAETLAFEHFQRHEQDSLFDAQVRDLFDARRSEVSYGLSVLEQDGAVFVENRLAAAARVNERWTALVEASHVDQPAAEAGKLASTPDVATGLRLGASRRHPGGKLTLLGGQNDALYAFWTLAFSVEQTLSSRLALNAGLALGTRAEENVPLRVGGLKDEAVLEAIWTLTPSTGLGGRFTLLALRDQARRSLAEGAGADLELTHRLAVAWPDFGLRLFGGYHDYGRAGLPQGRTLALVPAGADPGSFFVPESYAQFGAGLFFGQDWKSTYTRDWKAFGAADSRWNSVSGMGYRYELGAVGPLFGLDALQISFSQDSGSFGRSDVTTQYMVNYRLYF, from the coding sequence ATGAGGTGGCTCGTCGCGCTGAGCCTGGGCGGCCTGTTGGTCATCTCCACCCTTTTCCCCGGGGAAGGGCGGGCCGAGGACCGGATCAGCGCCCCCTACAACCAGGAACTTTATGACCTGAGCTACGAGGTTTTTCTGGCCAACGGCAATCCGGCCGATGCCCTCGAGGTGGCGGAAAAAGCCCTGGCCTTGCGGCCGGGCCACCGGATTTGGCTGCGGCGGGCGGCTCAGGCCGCTGACTGGTCCAATGAGCCGGAAAAGGCCCTTCGCTACTGGTCTGCCCTGGCTCCCCGCAGCGAGGCCGCGACAACCCGTGCCATCCAGCTTGCCCGCAGCCTGAACGATCTGCCCCGTCTCAAGGTGCTGGTCGGGTATCAGCTTGCCCTCAATGACGATCCTGCCCTCCTGCTGGAGTACATTCGTCTGGCCGAGGAAACCGGCCGGCCGGAAGAAGCCCTTCGCCGTCTGCAGAAACCGGCCGCCCGCTGGCCCGAGACTCTCGTTCTGGAGCAGCAATTCCGTCTGCTGGATCATAGCGGCTATCCCCTGGAGGCTCTGGCAGTCCTGGACAAACTGGCAGCCTTGCGCCCCTTGACTGCCGCTGAAGCCTTACGGGGGGCCGGTCTTTGGGCAGGGGTAGGTCAGCCGGAGCAGGCCTGGAAACTGCTGCAACGGACCGCACCCCATGTGGATTTTCGGGAAAACGTCTTCTGGGAAGGTGTCAGTGACCTTGGCTGGGGATTGGGCCATGGGGAGATGGCTGGCAAAGCTTCGAGAAAACTGATAGAGAACGGGGCCGGGCGGTTTCAGGATTATCAGCGTCTCGCGGAGCTGTTGCGGGATGAGAATCCTGAAGCCTGCTACGAGACGGCCCTGGCCGGATGGCAGAGGCACCGTCATCCCTACCTCCTGCTGGTGGCTCTGGATACCGGCATCTCCCTGGGTCGATGGGAGCAGCTTGACCGTCTGATCAAGGATCTTCATCCGGAAGAGCGCGCTTCGGTCGAAGAACTGGCCATCTATTGGCAATACCGAGCCCAGATTGCCCGCCAGCAAGGCGAAATGGAGCGCGCTCGGCGCTACAGTCTGGAAGCCCTGCGCCGAGAGCCCGCCAATGAAGGCCTCATGGCTGCTCATCTCTGGCTCCTGCTCGAGTTAGGAGCCATCGGCGAAGCGGCGCGCCTGGCTGATGCGTGGGAGGTGTATGCCGAAGCCTCTCCGCTTTTGCAGGAGACCCTGGGCGCCGTTTATCTGGCGGCGGGCGAACCCCTGCGAGCCCTCGATTTTTATGGCGCGGTGCTGGCGAGCCAGCGCGACAACCCCTTCTGGCTGGCTTCCTATGCCGATCTGCTGGAACAGGCCGGATACCATAGGGAAGCCTATTATGCCCAGTTGACGGCCCTGCGTATCTTGCGCAGCGCAGGAGAACGTCCCTGGAATGCTGGCGAGAAAAAAGAGCATGACCGTTTGATTGCCCAGCTGGGTTTGCAGATGAAGCCGGGGGATGCCCATGACGAGTTTGTGCGTCGCCTTGCCGAGGGCCACGATGCGGCCTCCCGTGACCTGGTGACGGGATGGCTTCTGTCCCGAGGCTGGCCTGATCAGGCGCGGCTCTGGTTCCTGCGGGCCTATGTCCGTTCGACGGAGAAACCCGCCTGGGCTGAAATGGAACTTGCCCTGCAGGACAACGATCGCCCGGCCATGGCCAGACTGCTGTCGCAGGCGCCAGCGCGGCTCCCTGTTTCGGCTGCCGTGGAGGCCGCCCGTCGCCTCGGCCAGACACCACAAGCGGAGACGCTGGCCTTCGAACATTTCCAGCGGCATGAGCAGGATTCTCTCTTTGATGCCCAGGTGCGTGATCTGTTCGACGCCCGTCGCTCTGAGGTCTCCTACGGGCTGAGTGTTCTTGAGCAGGATGGCGCCGTTTTTGTGGAAAACCGCCTGGCGGCCGCAGCGCGCGTCAATGAACGCTGGACCGCCCTGGTGGAGGCCTCCCATGTTGACCAGCCCGCGGCGGAGGCAGGGAAACTGGCCTCTACACCCGACGTCGCCACAGGCCTTCGACTGGGGGCTTCGCGGCGCCATCCCGGGGGGAAGCTGACTCTTCTCGGCGGCCAGAACGACGCGCTCTATGCTTTCTGGACTCTGGCTTTTTCCGTCGAACAGACCCTCTCTTCGCGCCTGGCCCTGAATGCGGGCCTGGCCCTCGGGACGCGGGCAGAAGAAAATGTTCCCTTGCGGGTCGGCGGCCTGAAGGATGAGGCGGTCCTGGAAGCCATCTGGACGCTGACGCCGAGCACCGGCCTGGGAGGTCGCTTTACCCTGCTCGCTCTTCGTGACCAGGCCCGGCGATCCCTGGCGGAAGGGGCGGGCGCGGACCTGGAGCTGACCCATCGCCTGGCTGTGGCCTGGCCGGACTTCGGCCTGCGCCTGTTCGGCGGCTACCACGACTACGGCCGCGCCGGTCTGCCGCAGGGGCGCACCCTCGCTCTGGTCCCGGCGGGGGCAGACCCCGGGAGCTTTTTCGTACCTGAAAGTTACGCCCAGTTCGGCGCCGGCCTCTTTTTCGGCCAGGACTGGAAGTCGACCTATACGAGAGACTGGAAAGCCTTTGGTGCGGCGGATAGCCGCTGGAACAGCGTGTCAGGAATGGGCTATCGCTATGAACTGGGCGCGGTAGGCCCCCTGTTCGGTCTTGACGCCCTGCAGATTTCTTTCTCGCAGGATAGCGGCTCCTTTGGGCGCAGCGATGTGACAACGCAGTACATGGTGAATTATCGGTTGTATTTTTAA
- a CDS encoding penicillin-binding protein activator LpoB, which translates to MKRLVFLVIMMAMLAAGCTTIHQSGRGTVPLEAEWVVLPFVNNTETPYAAERAEAITTALLYAKGVQRLTPVPADVLENDLLLPARGEKNLQSALQWAQSRGIAYAVSGTVTEWRYKVGLDGEPVAGVTLQVLALPGGDVVWSGSASKSGWSRSSVSAVGQQVLEKLISSIEVR; encoded by the coding sequence ATGAAGAGACTCGTGTTTCTGGTCATCATGATGGCGATGCTGGCCGCCGGCTGCACCACGATCCACCAGTCAGGCCGGGGGACAGTTCCTCTGGAAGCTGAATGGGTGGTTCTGCCCTTTGTCAACAACACCGAGACCCCCTACGCGGCCGAACGCGCCGAAGCCATCACCACGGCACTGCTCTACGCCAAGGGGGTGCAGCGCTTGACGCCTGTACCGGCGGATGTTCTCGAGAACGACCTGCTTCTGCCTGCCCGTGGCGAAAAGAATCTGCAGTCGGCCCTGCAGTGGGCCCAGAGTCGGGGCATTGCTTATGCTGTTTCCGGCACAGTCACCGAATGGCGCTACAAGGTCGGCCTCGATGGCGAGCCGGTTGCCGGTGTAACTCTGCAGGTCCTGGCCCTTCCCGGCGGGGATGTCGTCTGGTCGGGGAGTGCCAGCAAGAGCGGTTGGAGCCGGTCTTCGGTCAGCGCCGTGGGACAGCAGGTGCTGGAGAAACTCATTTCCTCCATCGAGGTTCGCTGA
- a CDS encoding PelD GGDEF domain-containing protein → MRWFPERGSQLTATAWVESLVIVLVVLGLGFLFRPQDPFFFEAAFPWLWFAPLLVALRYGMAPAMTSVALLTVAWLLARRAGIVAGDFPTLPMAGGALLTLVSAQFSTVWNHRLRRTKQVASHAEERFEQLSRAYFMVRQSHDRLEQNLISRPVTLRQAMMDLRQLLSRKGGGLPREVAVELLGILSNYCSLESAAIHAVTNGKIMDEPLAVCGRGGIFVEDDQLLKAAMESGNTAYQAVNRLRSEERSHYLVAAPVRSSSGTVSGMLLVTEMPFLALHRETLQVLAVLLAYVADYGEAVTAAKPILASYPDCSGTFAAELIKMVRLHRELDVPSTLVRVSVRATPQLRNICTLLKDQQRGLDHTWQRHTPDGVQFVTLMPFSGVGAAEGYRTRVSEILLRQFRFSLQDDPTAFHSVILTAADPLTQLAELVDEAKV, encoded by the coding sequence ATGCGCTGGTTTCCTGAACGGGGTTCGCAGTTGACGGCCACGGCCTGGGTGGAGAGCCTGGTCATCGTGCTCGTCGTTCTGGGGCTGGGATTTCTCTTCCGGCCGCAGGACCCCTTCTTCTTTGAGGCGGCCTTCCCCTGGCTCTGGTTCGCACCCCTTCTGGTCGCCCTGCGCTACGGCATGGCGCCGGCCATGACTTCGGTGGCGCTGCTGACAGTCGCCTGGCTGCTTGCCCGCCGGGCTGGGATTGTCGCGGGGGATTTTCCGACCCTGCCGATGGCCGGCGGTGCTCTGCTGACCCTGGTGAGTGCCCAGTTCAGTACCGTCTGGAACCATCGGTTGCGGCGAACCAAGCAGGTGGCCAGCCATGCCGAGGAGCGTTTTGAACAGCTTTCCCGTGCCTATTTCATGGTGCGTCAGAGCCATGACCGGTTGGAACAGAACCTGATCAGCCGGCCGGTGACCCTGCGCCAGGCCATGATGGATCTGCGCCAACTGCTGAGTCGAAAGGGAGGGGGACTGCCGCGCGAGGTGGCCGTTGAACTGCTGGGCATTCTGTCCAACTACTGTTCCCTGGAAAGTGCCGCCATTCATGCGGTCACCAATGGTAAAATCATGGACGAACCCCTGGCTGTTTGTGGTCGAGGGGGGATCTTCGTGGAAGACGATCAGTTGCTCAAAGCCGCCATGGAGTCAGGAAATACGGCCTACCAGGCCGTTAACAGGCTACGAAGTGAAGAACGCAGCCATTATCTGGTGGCCGCCCCTGTACGCAGCAGTTCCGGAACCGTATCAGGCATGCTGCTGGTCACCGAAATGCCTTTTTTGGCCCTGCACCGGGAGACGCTTCAGGTCCTCGCCGTTCTGCTCGCCTACGTGGCTGATTACGGCGAAGCGGTAACCGCCGCCAAACCCATTCTTGCAAGCTATCCTGACTGTTCAGGGACCTTTGCAGCCGAGCTGATCAAAATGGTGCGACTGCACCGCGAGCTTGATGTGCCCAGCACTCTGGTCAGGGTCTCTGTGCGGGCGACGCCACAGCTGCGAAATATCTGCACCCTTCTAAAGGATCAGCAGCGGGGACTGGATCACACCTGGCAGCGTCATACGCCGGATGGAGTGCAGTTTGTCACCTTGATGCCCTTTTCGGGGGTCGGCGCCGCCGAGGGGTATCGGACCCGGGTCAGTGAAATTCTGCTGCGACAGTTCCGGTTTTCACTGCAGGACGACCCGACAGCCTTTCATTCGGTTATCCTCACTGCAGCCGACCCCCTGACCCAGTTGGCCGAACTTGTTGATGAGGCCAAGGTATGA
- the pelF gene encoding GT4 family glycosyltransferase PelF, producing the protein MAKVKFPKASQVDIMLLLEGTFPYVSGGVSSWVNQIVRGFPQWRFGAVFLGSQREDYEEFKYDLPDNLVHLEEHYLHGGQPKPVVTPCQGNPEGFDAIRRLHEWFLNHQQGILPEEMKSLAFYRDSPHGVDFIQFLHGERSWDFIAEKYRSRCTDPSFVDYFWTVRNMHTPVWQLAEIAANLIPARLYHTVSTGYAGFLGALLHHATGRTLLLSEHGIYTKERRIDILHNEWILDRRNPLQKDLTEVSYYRELWIRFFETLGRFCYDAAGTTISLFEGARQREIADGAPPERTRVIPNGIDLSRFSPLRRQRPAVPPPIIALLGRVVPIKDVKTFIRSLRILSSHIPDVQGWIVGPTDEAPHYAEECRRLAESLAVADRIFFKGFMDPRELFPQIGLLALTSISEGLPLVALEGYAAGIPLVATDVGSCRQLVEGVGEEDEALGHAGAVVPINNPQAVAEACLTLLSDQDVWQKAQAAAVARVERFYTQKRMFAEYRQLYEEGLAPWQA; encoded by the coding sequence ATGGCAAAAGTGAAATTTCCCAAGGCCTCCCAGGTCGATATCATGCTGCTGCTGGAAGGAACCTTTCCGTACGTCAGCGGCGGCGTTTCCAGCTGGGTCAACCAGATAGTCAGGGGCTTCCCGCAATGGCGTTTCGGCGCGGTCTTTCTGGGGAGTCAGCGAGAGGATTACGAGGAGTTCAAATACGACCTGCCGGATAACCTGGTTCACCTGGAAGAGCATTATCTCCACGGCGGGCAGCCTAAGCCCGTGGTCACGCCATGCCAGGGAAATCCTGAGGGCTTTGACGCCATCAGGCGGTTACACGAGTGGTTTCTTAACCATCAACAGGGGATTCTGCCGGAGGAGATGAAAAGCCTGGCGTTTTATCGCGATTCTCCGCATGGGGTCGATTTTATCCAGTTTCTCCACGGGGAAAGATCCTGGGATTTCATTGCTGAAAAATATCGGTCGCGCTGCACCGATCCCTCCTTCGTTGACTACTTCTGGACCGTCCGCAACATGCACACGCCCGTGTGGCAACTGGCGGAGATTGCCGCCAATCTGATTCCGGCCCGTCTATACCACACTGTCTCTACGGGCTATGCCGGTTTTCTTGGCGCTCTTCTTCATCATGCGACCGGCCGCACCCTGCTGCTGTCCGAGCATGGCATCTATACGAAAGAGCGGCGCATCGATATTCTGCATAACGAGTGGATTCTGGACCGGCGTAACCCCTTGCAGAAAGACCTGACCGAGGTCAGTTACTATCGGGAGCTGTGGATTCGCTTTTTCGAGACTCTGGGCAGATTCTGCTACGATGCGGCGGGTACCACGATTTCTCTCTTTGAAGGGGCACGACAGCGGGAGATTGCCGACGGCGCGCCGCCAGAGCGCACCCGGGTGATTCCCAACGGTATTGACCTGTCTCGCTTTTCTCCTTTGCGTCGCCAGCGGCCCGCGGTCCCGCCGCCCATTATCGCATTGCTCGGCCGGGTGGTGCCCATCAAAGACGTCAAGACCTTCATCCGCAGCCTGCGCATTTTGTCCAGCCACATTCCCGATGTGCAGGGGTGGATTGTCGGACCGACGGATGAGGCGCCCCACTACGCCGAGGAGTGTCGCCGGCTGGCCGAGAGCCTTGCGGTGGCCGACCGGATTTTTTTCAAGGGGTTCATGGATCCGCGGGAGCTTTTTCCCCAGATCGGCCTGCTGGCTTTGACCTCCATCAGCGAAGGACTGCCTCTGGTAGCCTTGGAAGGCTATGCCGCCGGTATTCCGCTGGTGGCCACCGATGTCGGCTCCTGTCGCCAGCTGGTGGAAGGGGTGGGCGAGGAAGACGAAGCCCTGGGACATGCCGGGGCGGTGGTCCCCATCAACAATCCACAAGCCGTGGCTGAGGCCTGTCTGACGCTGCTGAGCGATCAGGACGTCTGGCAAAAGGCGCAGGCGGCGGCGGTAGCCAGGGTGGAGCGTTTTTACACTCAGAAGAGAATGTTTGCTGAATATCGGCAACTTTACGAGGAAGGACTGGCACCGTGGCAGGCATAG
- the pelG gene encoding exopolysaccharide Pel transporter PelG, whose amino-acid sequence MAGIGFELRKLLRRDTFSGLMMAYAYAGVISSGPWVLSIVAVLIIGIFSVPVVIPPDLVRQFQTILTTIIAASLILSGLVQLSFTRYCADRIFKKEHGLLLPNLNGLLLLVTVVAAALAIPLVIVVFPGSSLILRLLIVACFVTVCNVWIGTILLSGLKAYKAILVNFLLGYGIALVLAWGLRHWDLEGLLLAFLVGQFVLFKGMLYVVFKGYPSRHFIQFDFLRAGRMYLSLVFTGFFYNIGIWIDKIVFWYHPWTSEPVIGLLRGSPIYDLPVFIAYLAIIPGMAVFLMRIETDFVEYYDRFYDAVREGGSLGYIHEMKDEMVRITREGIYDIMKIQGVVILLVVVAGGTLLQWAGISRIHLPLLQIQVVATGFQVVFLGLLNVFFYLDRRNRVLLLTGLFMTLNGLLSWLSIQLGPFFYGYGFAVSLVIAVSVGMVLLDRDLDRLEYETFMLQ is encoded by the coding sequence GTGGCAGGCATAGGTTTTGAACTTCGCAAACTTCTGCGAAGGGATACTTTTTCCGGGCTGATGATGGCCTATGCCTACGCCGGCGTCATCAGTTCCGGCCCCTGGGTTCTGTCCATCGTGGCAGTTTTGATCATTGGCATCTTTTCCGTGCCGGTGGTCATTCCCCCTGACCTGGTGCGTCAGTTTCAGACCATCTTGACGACGATCATCGCGGCCAGCCTCATCCTCAGTGGTCTGGTGCAGCTGTCCTTTACCCGCTATTGCGCCGACCGCATTTTCAAAAAAGAACACGGCCTGCTGCTGCCCAACCTCAATGGCCTGCTGTTGCTGGTAACTGTCGTTGCCGCGGCGCTGGCCATTCCCCTGGTCATCGTTGTCTTTCCGGGCTCGAGCCTGATCCTGCGCCTGCTCATCGTGGCCTGTTTCGTGACGGTCTGCAACGTGTGGATCGGTACAATCCTGCTCTCGGGACTCAAAGCCTACAAAGCCATCCTGGTCAATTTCCTGCTGGGGTACGGAATCGCCCTGGTCCTGGCCTGGGGATTGCGTCATTGGGATCTGGAAGGGTTGCTGCTGGCGTTTCTTGTTGGACAGTTTGTGCTCTTCAAGGGGATGCTCTACGTCGTCTTCAAGGGGTACCCTTCCCGGCACTTCATCCAGTTCGATTTTCTCCGCGCCGGCCGCATGTATCTTTCCCTGGTCTTTACCGGCTTTTTTTACAACATCGGCATCTGGATCGACAAAATCGTCTTCTGGTATCACCCCTGGACCAGCGAGCCGGTGATTGGCCTGCTGCGCGGTTCGCCCATCTATGATCTGCCCGTCTTCATCGCCTATCTCGCCATCATCCCCGGGATGGCTGTCTTTCTCATGCGCATCGAGACCGACTTCGTCGAATACTACGACCGTTTTTACGATGCCGTCCGGGAGGGTGGCTCCCTGGGCTACATCCACGAAATGAAGGATGAAATGGTCCGTATCACCCGCGAAGGCATCTATGACATCATGAAAATCCAGGGAGTCGTCATTCTGCTGGTGGTGGTGGCTGGCGGCACCCTGCTGCAATGGGCCGGCATCTCCCGGATTCACCTGCCCCTGCTGCAGATCCAGGTGGTGGCCACCGGTTTTCAGGTGGTGTTTTTGGGCCTGCTCAATGTCTTTTTCTATCTTGACCGCCGTAACCGGGTGCTGCTGCTCACCGGTCTGTTCATGACGCTCAACGGTCTGCTGTCCTGGCTCTCCATTCAACTGGGGCCCTTCTTTTACGGCTACGGCTTCGCCGTCTCCCTCGTCATTGCCGTCAGCGTCGGCATGGTGCTACTCGACCGGGATCTTGACCGGCTGGAGTACGAGACCTTCATGCTGCAATAG